The Sporocytophaga myxococcoides genome contains a region encoding:
- a CDS encoding ribonuclease HII, protein MLKSYHTEDLVEAGVDEAGRGCLAGPVVAASVILPKDYHHPILNDSKQLSKKQRELLREEIKRDAISWAIAEVSHTVIDEINILNASFLAMHKAIGKLKTKPELLLIDGNRFKPYKKTSHYCIVEGDAKYLSIAAASVLAKTYRDDLMVKLASKFPVYDWENNMGYGTPKHREAIFQNGLSPFHRLSFKLDKSGFDSQLNLF, encoded by the coding sequence ATGCTGAAATCCTACCATACTGAAGATTTAGTGGAAGCAGGGGTTGATGAAGCGGGAAGAGGCTGCCTTGCAGGTCCTGTTGTTGCTGCAAGCGTAATTTTACCTAAAGATTACCATCACCCTATACTCAATGATTCTAAGCAGCTTTCAAAAAAGCAAAGAGAGCTTCTGCGTGAAGAAATAAAACGTGATGCAATTTCCTGGGCAATAGCTGAAGTCTCCCATACAGTCATTGATGAAATTAATATTCTGAATGCATCATTTCTTGCTATGCACAAGGCTATTGGAAAACTTAAAACCAAGCCCGAACTCCTTCTGATTGATGGTAATAGGTTTAAGCCCTACAAAAAAACCAGTCACTACTGTATTGTTGAAGGTGATGCAAAATATCTGAGCATTGCAGCAGCTTCTGTGCTGGCTAAAACCTACCGTGATGATCTTATGGTCAAACTTGCTTCAAAATTTCCTGTTTATGACTGGGAAAACAATATGGGATATGGAACTCCAAAGCATAGAGAAGCAATTTTCCAAAATGGACTTTCTCCTTTTCACAGGCTCTCTTTTAAACTTGATAAATCGGGCTTCGATTCTCAATTGAATTTATTTTGA